A window from Thermomonas aquatica encodes these proteins:
- a CDS encoding amidohydrolase: protein MHNLRVSIVQGETRWHDPAGNREYYAQLIVPLHGTTDLVVLPETFTSGFSNDAIGNAETMDGPTVAWIREQASKLDAAVTGSVQLRTQEGVFNRMLFATPDGGLTHYDKRHLFSFAKEHERYAAGHERVVVEWKGWNILLQVCYDLRFPVFSRNFTDAARDGLPNYDLALYVANWPSARSYPWKTLLRARAIENLSYVVGVNRVGTDGNGLHYSGDSAIIDFLGHPLSEATDEEVVSTMLLQAAPLIEHREKFPALLDGDGFALLE, encoded by the coding sequence ATGCACAACCTGCGCGTCTCCATCGTCCAGGGCGAGACCCGCTGGCACGACCCAGCCGGCAATCGCGAGTACTACGCGCAGCTGATCGTGCCGCTGCATGGCACCACCGATCTGGTCGTGCTGCCGGAGACTTTCACCAGCGGATTTTCCAACGATGCCATCGGCAATGCCGAAACCATGGACGGGCCGACCGTTGCATGGATCCGCGAGCAGGCATCGAAGCTCGATGCCGCCGTCACCGGCAGCGTGCAGTTACGTACGCAAGAGGGCGTGTTCAACCGCATGCTGTTCGCCACGCCGGACGGCGGGCTCACGCATTACGACAAGCGCCACCTGTTCTCGTTCGCGAAGGAACACGAACGCTACGCCGCCGGCCACGAGCGCGTGGTGGTCGAATGGAAGGGCTGGAACATCCTGCTGCAGGTCTGCTACGACCTGCGTTTCCCGGTGTTCTCGCGCAATTTCACCGATGCCGCCCGCGACGGCCTGCCGAACTACGACCTCGCGCTGTACGTCGCCAACTGGCCATCGGCGCGCAGCTATCCGTGGAAGACCCTGCTGCGTGCGCGCGCCATCGAGAACCTGAGCTATGTCGTCGGCGTCAATCGCGTCGGCACCGACGGCAACGGCCTGCACTACAGCGGCGACAGCGCGATCATCGATTTCCTGGGCCACCCGCTGAGCGAGGCGACCGACGAGGAAGTGGTCTCGACCATGCTGTTGCAGGCCGCGCCGCTCATCGAGCATCGGGAGAAGTTCCCGGCATTGCTGGATGGCGACGGCTTCGCGTTGCTGGAGTGA
- a CDS encoding cytochrome c-type biogenesis protein: MRLLLALLLCIASCSVFAQANQEADATPLQFRDAAEETRFHALASELRCVMCQNQSLADSNALIALQLRREVLELMRDGRSDGEIEDYLVQRYGEFVLYQPKVEGRTWLLWLGPALLLLAGAGVVVAIVRRRKPQALPADDGQEW; the protein is encoded by the coding sequence ATGCGCCTGTTGCTTGCCCTGCTGCTGTGCATCGCATCCTGTTCCGTGTTCGCGCAGGCGAACCAGGAGGCCGACGCCACGCCGCTGCAGTTCCGCGATGCCGCCGAGGAAACCCGCTTCCACGCGCTGGCCAGCGAATTGCGCTGCGTGATGTGCCAGAACCAGTCGCTGGCCGATTCCAACGCGCTGATCGCGCTGCAGCTGCGCCGCGAGGTGCTGGAGCTGATGCGCGACGGCCGCAGCGACGGCGAGATCGAGGACTACCTGGTGCAGCGCTACGGCGAATTCGTGCTGTACCAGCCGAAGGTCGAAGGCCGCACCTGGTTGCTGTGGCTGGGCCCGGCGTTGCTGCTGCTGGCCGGTGCCGGCGTGGTCGTGGCCATCGTGCGCAGGCGCAAGCCGCAGGCGCTGCCGGCCGATGACGGGCAGGAGTGGTGA
- the ccmB gene encoding heme exporter protein CcmB — MMLQAAKALVHRDLQLLWARRGDALQPALFALLTVVLFALALGGDAKSLAPVASAVLWLAVLLAGLLALDSLFRGDAEDGSLEQWMLAPVPLWWLVLVRTLMHWVTTALPVIVAVPLLGELLHLPRAQLPVLMASLLLGTPILSLLGAVVAALTVGMRRAGVLVALLALPLYVPVLVFGAGAVAASAQGLDAVGALLLLGAGLAISLVLAPLAAAAALRIAHN, encoded by the coding sequence ATGATGCTGCAAGCGGCCAAGGCGCTGGTCCATCGCGACCTGCAGCTGCTGTGGGCACGCCGCGGCGATGCCTTGCAGCCGGCGCTGTTCGCCCTGTTGACCGTGGTCCTGTTCGCGCTGGCGCTGGGCGGCGATGCGAAGTCGCTGGCGCCGGTGGCGTCCGCCGTACTGTGGCTGGCGGTGCTGCTGGCCGGCCTGCTGGCGCTGGACAGCCTGTTCCGCGGCGACGCCGAGGACGGTTCGCTGGAGCAATGGATGCTGGCGCCGGTGCCGCTGTGGTGGCTGGTGCTGGTGCGCACGCTGATGCACTGGGTGACGACGGCGCTGCCGGTGATCGTCGCGGTGCCGCTGCTCGGCGAACTGCTGCACCTGCCGCGCGCGCAACTGCCGGTCTTGATGGCCAGCCTGCTGCTGGGCACGCCGATCCTGAGCCTGCTGGGCGCGGTGGTCGCCGCGCTCACCGTGGGCATGCGCCGCGCCGGCGTGCTGGTCGCCCTGCTCGCCCTGCCGCTGTACGTGCCGGTGCTGGTGTTCGGCGCGGGCGCGGTGGCGGCCTCGGCGCAGGGGCTGGATGCGGTGGGTGCGCTGCTGTTGCTGGGCGCCGGGCTGGCGATCTCGCTGGTGCTGGCACCGCTGGCTGCTGCGGCGGCGCTGCGCATCGCCCATAATTGA
- a CDS encoding DsbE family thiol:disulfide interchange protein, with the protein MKTSRWLPLAAFFALAVLLAAGVWMSRKPDRDALPSPLIGKPAPAFALPVLHEPQRTVTLADLKGQPFLLNVWGSWCVECRIEHPVLTRFAESRRLRVIGYNWKDEPADALRWLEQFGNPFWLVLADVEGRSAIDWGIYGAPETFLVDRNGVVQWKHVGPLSDEIIAKELMPALQKSEGSR; encoded by the coding sequence ATGAAGACCTCCCGCTGGCTACCGCTGGCCGCGTTCTTCGCACTGGCCGTCCTGCTCGCCGCCGGGGTGTGGATGAGCCGCAAGCCGGACCGCGACGCCCTGCCCTCGCCGCTGATCGGCAAGCCGGCGCCCGCCTTCGCGCTGCCGGTCCTGCACGAACCGCAGCGCACGGTGACCCTGGCCGACCTCAAGGGCCAACCGTTCCTGCTCAACGTCTGGGGCAGCTGGTGCGTGGAATGCCGGATCGAGCATCCGGTGCTCACGCGCTTCGCCGAGAGCCGCCGCCTGCGCGTGATCGGCTACAACTGGAAGGACGAGCCCGCCGACGCGCTGCGCTGGCTGGAGCAGTTCGGCAACCCGTTCTGGCTGGTGCTGGCCGATGTCGAAGGCCGCAGCGCCATCGACTGGGGCATCTACGGCGCGCCGGAAACCTTCCTGGTGGATCGCAACGGGGTGGTCCAGTGGAAGCACGTCGGCCCGCTGAGCGACGAGATCATCGCCAAGGAGCTGATGCCGGCGCTGCAGAAGAGCGAGGGATCGCGCTGA
- a CDS encoding NADPH-dependent FMN reductase gives MTRLLGISGSLRAGSFNTALLRAAQQVAGDGIALEMATLHGIPLYDGDAEARAGEPAAVAALKRQILASDGVLLVTPEYNNGIPGVFKNAIDWLSRTSPVGNIPSVFGGRPFALIGASPGGFGTILSQNHWLPVLKTLGVQLWAGNKLMVSRAGSVFDADGNLVDDKVREQLAGFVQGFAAFAAR, from the coding sequence ATGACCCGCCTCCTCGGCATTTCCGGCAGCCTGCGCGCCGGTTCGTTCAACACCGCGCTGCTGCGTGCCGCGCAACAGGTGGCCGGCGACGGCATCGCGTTGGAGATGGCCACCCTGCACGGCATCCCGCTCTACGACGGCGATGCCGAAGCGCGCGCTGGCGAACCCGCCGCGGTCGCCGCGCTCAAGCGCCAGATCCTCGCCAGCGACGGCGTGCTGCTGGTGACGCCGGAATACAACAACGGCATCCCCGGCGTGTTCAAGAACGCCATCGACTGGCTGTCGCGCACCTCGCCGGTGGGCAACATCCCCAGCGTTTTCGGTGGCCGTCCGTTCGCGTTGATCGGCGCCTCGCCCGGCGGCTTCGGCACCATACTGTCGCAGAACCACTGGCTGCCGGTGCTGAAGACCCTCGGCGTGCAGCTGTGGGCCGGCAACAAGCTGATGGTCTCGCGCGCCGGCAGCGTGTTCGACGCCGACGGCAACCTGGTCGACGACAAGGTGCGCGAGCAACTGGCCGGTTTCGTGCAGGGCTTCGCCGCATTCGCGGCGCGCTGA
- a CDS encoding OsmC family protein — protein sequence MAAVITSTPIHYAHSVTVNGHALVVDEPDKLGGKNAGPAPFDLYLASLAACTAITLRMYAERKGWELGEFRAVLRLHFGDDGRPNVHRTLHADGPLDDAQWARLLEVVANTPVTKAMRDGATITSSRGDAAKESA from the coding sequence ATGGCCGCCGTCATCACTTCCACGCCCATCCATTACGCGCACAGCGTGACCGTCAACGGCCACGCGCTGGTCGTCGACGAACCGGACAAGCTCGGCGGCAAGAACGCGGGGCCGGCGCCGTTCGACCTCTACCTGGCCTCGCTGGCCGCCTGCACCGCGATCACCCTGCGCATGTACGCCGAGCGCAAGGGCTGGGAGCTGGGCGAATTCCGCGCGGTATTGCGTCTGCACTTCGGCGACGATGGCCGCCCGAACGTGCACCGCACCCTGCATGCCGACGGCCCGCTCGACGACGCGCAATGGGCGCGGCTGCTCGAGGTCGTCGCTAATACCCCGGTCACCAAGGCCATGCGCGACGGCGCCACCATCACCAGCTCGCGCGGCGACGCGGCGAAGGAATCCGCATGA
- a CDS encoding heme ABC transporter permease, which yields MNPLLRWFHQLGSPPYFDRFAARWAPWAYLCGLLTMGIGLYGALFAVPADYQQGDSFRILYIHVPSAWMSMAIFALMAFYAAIALVWRIKLCEILAMACAPSGAAFTFVTLATGSIWGKPMWGTWWDWDPRLTTELILLFLYLGVMGLYAAIDDRRNAARAAGFLAIVGVALLPVIRWSVVWWNSLHQGQTISLFGKSHMDPSMLWPLIWMIVGTKLWFVGSLLSRARADNMRREAGKDWVAKLAGGTP from the coding sequence ATGAATCCCCTGCTCCGCTGGTTCCACCAACTCGGTTCGCCACCGTACTTCGACCGCTTCGCCGCCCGCTGGGCGCCGTGGGCGTACCTGTGCGGCTTGCTGACCATGGGTATCGGCCTGTATGGCGCGCTGTTCGCGGTGCCCGCCGATTACCAGCAAGGCGACAGCTTCCGCATCCTGTACATCCACGTGCCCAGCGCGTGGATGAGCATGGCGATCTTCGCGCTGATGGCGTTTTACGCCGCGATCGCCCTGGTCTGGCGGATCAAGCTGTGCGAAATCCTGGCGATGGCCTGCGCGCCCAGCGGCGCCGCCTTCACCTTCGTGACCCTGGCCACCGGTTCGATCTGGGGCAAGCCGATGTGGGGCACCTGGTGGGACTGGGATCCGCGCCTGACCACCGAACTGATCCTGCTGTTCCTCTACCTGGGCGTGATGGGCCTGTATGCCGCCATCGACGACCGCCGCAACGCGGCCCGCGCCGCGGGCTTCCTCGCCATCGTCGGTGTGGCCTTGCTGCCGGTGATCCGCTGGTCGGTGGTGTGGTGGAACTCGCTGCACCAGGGCCAGACCATCAGCCTGTTCGGCAAGTCGCACATGGACCCGAGCATGTTGTGGCCGCTGATCTGGATGATCGTCGGCACCAAGTTGTGGTTCGTCGGTTCCCTGCTCAGCCGTGCCCGCGCCGACAACATGCGCCGCGAAGCCGGCAAGGACTGGGTGGCGAAGCTGGCCGGAGGCACGCCATGA
- a CDS encoding heme lyase CcmF/NrfE family subunit codes for MLPELGQVALLLALLVAAVQALLPLLGAQCGIGPLMAVARPAAFLQLALVALAFAILTHGFVTQDFSLRYVAENSNSLLPMVYRYTAVWGAHEGSLLLWALILALWTAAVAQFSKSLPMPVVARVLGVMGIVAVGFLAFLIFTSNPFERLLPAAGEGRDLNPLLQDPGMIIHPPMLYLGYVGFSVPFAFAIAALLEGRIDAQWLRWTRPWTNVAWGFLTLGIAIGSWWAYYELGWGGWWFWDPVENASFMPWLAGAALLHSQAVTEKRGSFGGWTLLLAIAAFSLSLLGTFLVRSGVLTSVHAFAADPSRGLFVLIFLAIVIGGSLLLYALKAPDNDAHPKPFAAASRETLLLLNNLLLTTACAMVLLGTLYPLLADALELGKISVGPPYFALMFLLLMAPLVALLPFGPLTKWQREDIASPLRMLAPWAGLALLAGIVAFFFAPQGQWKTAAGIVGALWVGFGTLRFLWSRWQLQGARLTREMLGMSLAHLGIAVFLVGALLVEGLALQRELAVKPGDTVTLGRHAFRFDGVVETRGPNYVADKGTVQVLHDDRIATTLHPEKRRYAAGGQVMTESGIAPGLSGDVYVALGEPLGGGSWALRVHIKPFVRWIWAGALLMALGGFVTATDRRFRTRKESA; via the coding sequence ATGCTTCCCGAGCTTGGCCAGGTCGCGCTGCTGCTGGCGCTGCTGGTCGCGGCCGTGCAGGCATTGCTGCCGCTGCTCGGCGCGCAGTGCGGGATCGGCCCGCTGATGGCGGTGGCGCGCCCCGCGGCCTTCCTCCAGCTGGCGCTGGTGGCGCTGGCCTTCGCCATCCTCACCCATGGCTTCGTGACCCAGGATTTCTCGCTGCGCTACGTCGCCGAGAATTCCAACTCGTTGCTGCCGATGGTCTACCGCTACACCGCGGTGTGGGGCGCGCACGAGGGCTCGCTGCTGCTGTGGGCGCTGATCCTGGCGCTGTGGACGGCGGCGGTGGCGCAGTTCTCGAAGTCGTTGCCGATGCCGGTGGTGGCGCGCGTGCTCGGGGTGATGGGCATCGTCGCGGTCGGCTTCCTCGCCTTCCTGATCTTCACCAGCAATCCGTTCGAGCGCCTGCTGCCCGCCGCCGGCGAAGGCCGCGACCTCAACCCGCTGCTGCAGGACCCGGGGATGATCATCCATCCGCCGATGCTGTACCTCGGCTACGTGGGCTTCTCGGTGCCGTTCGCGTTCGCCATCGCCGCGTTGCTGGAAGGGCGCATCGACGCGCAGTGGCTGCGCTGGACGCGGCCGTGGACCAATGTCGCCTGGGGCTTCCTCACCCTGGGCATCGCCATCGGCTCATGGTGGGCGTACTACGAGCTCGGCTGGGGCGGCTGGTGGTTCTGGGATCCGGTCGAGAACGCCAGCTTCATGCCGTGGCTGGCTGGCGCGGCGCTGCTGCATTCGCAGGCGGTGACCGAGAAGCGCGGCAGCTTCGGCGGCTGGACCCTGCTGCTCGCCATCGCCGCGTTCTCGCTGTCGTTGCTCGGCACCTTCCTGGTGCGTTCGGGCGTGCTGACCTCGGTGCATGCATTCGCCGCCGACCCGAGCCGCGGCCTGTTCGTGCTGATCTTCCTCGCCATCGTGATCGGCGGCTCGCTGCTGCTGTATGCGCTGAAGGCGCCGGACAACGACGCGCACCCGAAACCGTTCGCCGCCGCCTCGCGCGAGACCCTGCTGCTGCTCAACAACCTGCTGCTGACCACCGCCTGCGCGATGGTGCTGCTGGGCACGCTGTACCCGCTGCTGGCCGATGCGCTGGAACTCGGCAAGATCTCGGTCGGCCCGCCCTACTTCGCGCTGATGTTCCTGCTGCTGATGGCGCCACTGGTCGCATTGCTGCCGTTCGGACCGCTGACGAAATGGCAGCGCGAGGACATCGCATCGCCGCTGCGCATGCTCGCGCCCTGGGCCGGGCTGGCGCTGCTCGCCGGCATCGTCGCCTTCTTCTTCGCGCCGCAGGGCCAGTGGAAGACCGCCGCCGGCATCGTCGGCGCGCTGTGGGTCGGCTTCGGCACGCTGCGTTTCCTGTGGTCGCGCTGGCAACTGCAGGGCGCACGCCTCACCCGCGAAATGCTCGGCATGTCGCTGGCACACCTCGGCATCGCGGTATTCCTGGTCGGCGCCCTGCTAGTCGAAGGCCTGGCCCTGCAGCGCGAGCTGGCGGTGAAGCCGGGCGACACCGTCACCCTCGGACGACACGCCTTCCGCTTCGACGGCGTCGTCGAAACCCGTGGTCCCAACTACGTCGCCGACAAGGGCACCGTGCAGGTGCTGCACGACGACCGCATCGCAACCACCCTGCATCCGGAAAAGCGCCGCTATGCCGCCGGCGGCCAGGTGATGACCGAATCCGGCATCGCGCCCGGCCTGTCCGGGGATGTCTATGTCGCGCTCGGCGAGCCGCTGGGTGGCGGCAGCTGGGCGCTGCGCGTGCACATCAAGCCGTTCGTGCGCTGGATCTGGGCCGGTGCGTTGCTGATGGCCCTGGGCGGCTTCGTCACCGCCACCGACCGCCGCTTCCGTACGCGCAAGGAGAGCGCATGA
- a CDS encoding heme exporter protein CcmD: MSYRDYVIAAYTVFAAAMLWDYIAPRLQIRAALRAVRQRATRAATRNTPTELER, from the coding sequence ATGAGCTACCGCGACTACGTCATCGCCGCCTACACGGTGTTCGCCGCGGCGATGCTATGGGACTACATCGCCCCGCGCCTGCAGATCCGCGCCGCCCTGCGCGCGGTCCGCCAGCGCGCCACGCGCGCGGCCACGCGCAACACGCCAACGGAACTCGAACGATGA
- a CDS encoding hydrolase, producing the protein MADVTPVRSPDWLLTPDNAVLAMIDYQPDQYAGVGSIAHDELLLNVTMLGRVATAFELPVVLSTVYVKHGMTGTNPELRAALPGVPEIDRTTLNSWEDPDFRAAVEATGRRKLIVAGLWSEICVAFPVIDALKEGYEVYVVVDAIGGVSKAAHDAALQRMVQAGARPISVLGLAGELQRDWARPGDDRLRGILRGWFGGHAQLRRG; encoded by the coding sequence ATGGCCGATGTCACCCCCGTCCGCTCGCCGGACTGGTTGCTCACCCCCGACAACGCCGTGCTGGCGATGATCGATTACCAGCCGGACCAATATGCCGGCGTCGGTTCGATCGCGCACGACGAACTGCTGCTCAACGTGACCATGCTGGGCCGCGTCGCCACCGCGTTCGAACTGCCGGTGGTGCTCAGCACCGTGTACGTGAAGCACGGCATGACCGGCACCAATCCGGAACTGCGCGCCGCCCTGCCCGGCGTGCCGGAGATCGACCGCACCACGCTGAATTCCTGGGAAGACCCCGACTTCCGCGCCGCGGTGGAAGCGACCGGCCGCAGGAAGCTGATCGTCGCCGGCCTGTGGTCGGAGATCTGCGTGGCGTTCCCGGTGATCGACGCGCTCAAGGAAGGCTACGAGGTCTACGTGGTGGTCGATGCCATCGGCGGCGTCAGCAAGGCCGCGCACGACGCCGCGCTGCAGCGCATGGTCCAGGCCGGCGCGCGCCCGATCTCGGTGCTCGGCCTGGCCGGCGAACTGCAGCGCGACTGGGCGCGCCCCGGCGACGACCGCCTGCGCGGCATCCTGCGCGGCTGGTTCGGCGGCCACGCGCAATTGCGTCGCGGTTGA
- a CDS encoding OsmC family protein has protein sequence MGISIVHASIGSTPYTVELSDDLGHRWLGDEPEDVGGANAGPSPERLLLSALGTCTAVTVSMYAARKQWPLTGVKVELAFNPDGKPAAGTDITRRVELLGELDDAQRERLLMAANACPIHKVLTGDVRIATTLAA, from the coding sequence ATGGGAATCTCGATCGTCCACGCCAGCATCGGTTCGACGCCGTACACCGTCGAACTTTCCGATGACCTGGGCCATCGCTGGCTGGGCGACGAGCCCGAAGACGTCGGCGGCGCCAATGCCGGTCCCAGCCCGGAGCGCCTGCTGCTGTCCGCGCTCGGCACCTGCACCGCGGTGACGGTGAGCATGTACGCCGCGCGCAAGCAGTGGCCGCTGACCGGGGTCAAGGTGGAACTCGCCTTCAATCCCGACGGCAAGCCGGCCGCGGGCACCGACATCACCCGCCGCGTCGAACTGCTCGGCGAGCTCGACGATGCCCAGCGCGAACGCCTGCTGATGGCCGCCAACGCCTGCCCGATCCACAAGGTACTGACCGGCGACGTGCGCATCGCCACCACCCTCGCCGCCTGA
- a CDS encoding pyridoxal phosphate-dependent aminotransferase, with translation MQIATKLPKVGTTIFTVMSQLAAEHGAVNLGQGFPDFPVPERLIDALDRAMRAGHNQYSMMTGIPALRQAIAAKTERCYGYRPDVNAEITVTSGASEAIFDAIHAVVRAGEEVIVLDPCYDCYEPAIDLAGAKAVHVALDPLTFAPDWNAVRAAITANTRMLMINSPHNPSGAMLSEADMRELIDILDGTGIILLSDEVYEHIVFDGARHESVLRYPQLRERAFVVSSFGKTYHCTGWKLGYAVAPPALSAEFRKVHQYNTFCTFAPAQHAFAEMIEQEPEHYEQLGAFYEAKRDRFREQLLTTKFKPLPVPGGYFQLVDYSAISDLDDIDFCRWLTIEHGVTAIPLSPFYETPPSGQRLARLCFAKNEATLDAAIERLQKL, from the coding sequence ATGCAGATCGCCACCAAATTGCCGAAGGTCGGCACCACCATCTTCACCGTGATGTCGCAGCTGGCCGCCGAGCACGGCGCGGTCAACCTGGGCCAGGGCTTCCCGGACTTCCCGGTGCCCGAGCGCCTGATCGACGCGCTGGACCGGGCGATGCGCGCCGGCCACAACCAGTATTCGATGATGACCGGCATCCCCGCGCTGCGGCAGGCGATCGCCGCCAAGACCGAGCGCTGCTACGGCTACCGGCCGGACGTGAACGCCGAAATCACCGTGACCAGCGGCGCCTCGGAAGCGATCTTCGACGCCATCCACGCGGTGGTGCGCGCGGGCGAGGAGGTCATCGTCCTCGATCCCTGCTACGACTGCTATGAGCCGGCCATCGACCTGGCCGGCGCGAAGGCGGTGCACGTGGCGCTGGATCCGCTCACGTTCGCACCGGACTGGAACGCGGTGCGCGCGGCGATCACCGCGAACACGCGGATGCTGATGATCAACAGCCCGCACAACCCTTCGGGCGCGATGCTGTCGGAAGCCGACATGCGCGAGCTGATCGACATCCTCGACGGCACCGGGATCATCCTGCTCAGCGACGAGGTCTACGAACACATCGTGTTCGACGGCGCCCGCCATGAATCGGTGCTGCGCTACCCGCAACTGCGCGAGCGCGCCTTCGTCGTTTCCAGCTTCGGCAAGACCTACCACTGCACCGGCTGGAAACTGGGCTATGCCGTCGCGCCGCCGGCGCTGTCCGCGGAATTCCGCAAGGTGCACCAGTACAACACCTTCTGCACCTTCGCCCCGGCGCAGCACGCCTTCGCCGAGATGATCGAGCAGGAGCCGGAGCACTACGAACAGCTGGGCGCGTTCTATGAAGCCAAGCGCGACCGCTTCCGCGAACAGCTGCTGACCACAAAATTCAAGCCGCTGCCGGTGCCGGGCGGCTATTTCCAGCTGGTCGATTACTCCGCGATCAGCGATCTCGACGATATCGACTTCTGCCGTTGGCTGACCATCGAGCACGGCGTCACCGCGATCCCGCTGTCGCCGTTCTATGAAACCCCGCCGAGCGGGCAGCGCCTGGCGCGGCTGTGCTTCGCCAAGAACGAGGCCACGCTGGACGCCGCCATCGAACGGTTGCAGAAACTGTGA
- the ccmA gene encoding heme ABC exporter ATP-binding protein CcmA translates to MSDASVSSIALLAVRGLAFSRDETPIFGPLDFSVDANEALLVQGGNGAGKTTLLRVLAGLLRADAGLVEIDGRPARPESRARHIAYLGHLPGLKADLSALQNLEFLCGLHGRRKAQTAEAAMGIVGLGGYEDAAVRTLSAGQKKRLGLARLWLSPAPLWLLDEPYANLDLDGINLVNRMVQAHLRSGGAALITTHGAYAAPPVRTRMLELGGAA, encoded by the coding sequence ATGTCCGATGCCTCCGTCTCCTCGATTGCCCTGCTCGCCGTGCGTGGGCTCGCGTTTTCCCGCGACGAGACGCCGATCTTCGGCCCGCTGGACTTCTCGGTGGACGCCAACGAGGCCCTGCTGGTGCAGGGCGGCAACGGCGCCGGCAAGACCACCCTGCTGCGCGTGCTGGCCGGCCTGCTGCGTGCGGATGCCGGCCTGGTGGAGATCGACGGCCGGCCGGCCAGGCCGGAATCGCGGGCGCGGCATATCGCCTACCTCGGCCACCTGCCGGGGCTGAAGGCCGACCTGTCGGCGCTACAGAACCTCGAGTTCCTGTGCGGCCTGCATGGCCGGCGCAAGGCGCAGACGGCGGAGGCGGCGATGGGCATCGTCGGCCTCGGCGGTTACGAGGATGCGGCGGTGCGCACGCTGTCGGCCGGGCAGAAGAAGCGGCTCGGGCTGGCCCGGCTGTGGCTGTCGCCGGCGCCGTTGTGGCTGCTCGACGAGCCCTACGCCAACCTCGACCTGGATGGCATCAACCTGGTCAACCGCATGGTGCAGGCGCACCTGCGCAGCGGCGGCGCGGCGCTGATCACCACCCACGGCGCCTACGCGGCGCCGCCGGTGCGCACGCGGATGCTCGAACTCGGCGGTGCCGCATGA
- a CDS encoding pirin family protein, with protein sequence MKKILNVTSAPGRHWVGDGFPVHGLFGYSGPDVPTRSPFLMLDYAAPTTFEPTTHRRGVGQHPHRGFETVTIVYDGEVEHRDSTGKGGVIGKGDVQWMTAGSGILHEEFHSTEYAKRGGPFEMVQLWVNLPKKDKMTAPGYQGITDAQIPAVPLANDAGQLRVIAGNFEGFEGPANTFSPINVWDVRLAAGKTVELPQPDGWTTMLVVLAGTVMVNGETLLREKQMATLSVEGNNVVIEANSDAKLLLLAGEPIDEPVVGYGPFVMNSQQEIIQAIADFNGGKFGRMDG encoded by the coding sequence ATGAAGAAGATCCTCAACGTCACCAGCGCCCCCGGCCGGCATTGGGTCGGCGACGGCTTCCCGGTGCATGGCCTGTTCGGCTACAGCGGCCCGGACGTCCCCACCCGCAGCCCGTTCCTGATGCTGGATTACGCGGCACCCACCACCTTCGAGCCGACCACCCATCGGCGCGGCGTCGGCCAGCATCCGCACCGCGGTTTCGAGACCGTCACCATCGTCTACGACGGCGAGGTCGAACACCGCGATTCCACCGGCAAGGGCGGCGTGATCGGCAAGGGCGACGTGCAGTGGATGACCGCCGGCAGCGGCATCCTGCACGAGGAATTCCACTCCACCGAGTACGCCAAGCGCGGCGGCCCGTTCGAGATGGTGCAGCTGTGGGTCAACCTGCCGAAGAAGGACAAGATGACCGCGCCGGGCTACCAGGGCATCACCGATGCGCAGATCCCCGCGGTGCCGCTGGCGAACGACGCCGGCCAGCTGCGGGTGATCGCGGGCAACTTCGAAGGTTTCGAGGGCCCCGCCAACACCTTCAGCCCGATAAATGTCTGGGATGTGCGGCTGGCCGCCGGCAAGACCGTCGAACTGCCGCAGCCGGATGGCTGGACCACGATGCTGGTGGTGCTGGCCGGCACGGTGATGGTCAACGGCGAGACCTTGCTGCGCGAAAAGCAGATGGCCACCCTGTCGGTGGAAGGCAACAACGTGGTGATCGAAGCCAACAGCGACGCCAAGCTACTGTTGCTGGCCGGCGAACCGATCGACGAGCCGGTGGTCGGCTACGGGCCGTTCGTGATGAACAGCCAGCAGGAGATCATCCAGGCCATCGCCGATTTCAACGGCGGCAAATTCGGCCGGATGGATGGCTGA
- the ccmE gene encoding cytochrome c maturation protein CcmE — protein sequence MNPTRKRRLWLVLAVVVAAAIATTLIAMALQRNVAYLYTPNEVLSGKAGANVSSGEARFRLGGMVAAGSFKRAQGSMEAHFDVDDGDAKLPVVYTGILPDLFREKQAVVATGRMRGNVFVAEEVLAKHDETYMPKEVADKMGAAHKKHDVQPAPPEAAP from the coding sequence ATGAACCCGACCCGCAAGCGCCGCCTGTGGCTGGTGCTGGCCGTGGTGGTGGCCGCCGCCATCGCCACCACCCTGATCGCGATGGCGCTGCAGCGCAACGTCGCCTACCTGTACACCCCGAACGAAGTGCTCAGCGGCAAGGCTGGCGCGAACGTGAGTTCCGGTGAAGCGCGCTTCCGCCTCGGCGGAATGGTCGCGGCCGGTTCGTTCAAGCGTGCGCAAGGCTCGATGGAAGCGCATTTCGACGTCGACGACGGCGATGCAAAACTCCCGGTCGTCTACACCGGCATCCTGCCCGACCTGTTCCGCGAGAAGCAGGCGGTGGTCGCCACCGGCCGCATGCGCGGCAACGTGTTCGTGGCCGAGGAAGTGCTGGCCAAGCACGACGAGACCTACATGCCGAAGGAAGTCGCCGACAAGATGGGCGCGGCGCACAAGAAGCACGACGTGCAACCCGCGCCGCCCGAGGCCGCACCGTAA